The Thermococcus sp. genome has a window encoding:
- a CDS encoding M20/M25/M40 family metallo-hydrolase translates to MDEFELFKDLVAIESPFGKENEISKFIASILKEHGFKVETLPVEGFGDDIIAYLPGRGYTVVLNGHMDTVNLSPGWTRNPKGELEGDSFYGLGSADMKAGLAVLMSLFIEMGELSKRERPNLIFTAVSDEEGYSRGTWELIKSGKLKDSDIVLVAEPTNERLMLGARGRFVVRLTARGKKAHAARPELGINAVEELSRLVGNLYRIKTRNHIKLGRGSYCALSIQGNADGLSVPDYAEAIVDRHVVIGEDWERVEGELRKLSERLDVKAELKIEKFPRPTPDMLPYVIRENLHEVKLFKRAMALAGIDPQVTYGRSVGDFNYFATYLGKPTFVFGPVGGNWHASDEWVSVSSMKRVKEAYRKFILDLV, encoded by the coding sequence ATGGACGAGTTTGAGCTTTTTAAAGACCTCGTTGCCATCGAGTCTCCCTTTGGAAAGGAAAACGAGATTTCAAAGTTTATAGCTTCAATCCTTAAGGAACACGGCTTCAAGGTCGAAACGCTCCCGGTTGAGGGCTTTGGAGACGACATCATAGCTTACCTTCCCGGTAGGGGCTACACGGTTGTCCTCAACGGGCACATGGACACCGTCAACCTTTCTCCCGGCTGGACGAGGAATCCCAAAGGCGAACTTGAAGGTGACAGTTTCTACGGCCTCGGTAGCGCCGACATGAAGGCCGGTCTCGCCGTTCTGATGAGCCTGTTCATTGAGATGGGGGAGCTTTCCAAGCGTGAAAGGCCCAACCTGATATTCACGGCAGTTAGCGACGAAGAGGGCTATTCCAGGGGGACGTGGGAACTGATTAAGAGCGGGAAGCTGAAGGATTCCGACATTGTCCTAGTTGCGGAGCCAACGAACGAGAGGCTCATGCTCGGCGCGAGGGGTCGTTTCGTTGTAAGGCTAACCGCCCGGGGGAAGAAGGCCCACGCGGCCCGGCCGGAACTTGGAATCAACGCGGTTGAGGAACTGTCAAGGCTTGTGGGGAACCTTTACCGCATCAAAACTAGGAACCACATCAAGCTCGGGAGGGGTTCCTACTGCGCGCTGTCAATCCAAGGAAATGCCGACGGCCTGAGCGTTCCGGATTACGCCGAGGCCATCGTGGACAGGCATGTAGTCATCGGCGAGGACTGGGAAAGGGTAGAGGGGGAGCTAAGGAAACTCTCGGAAAGGCTCGACGTTAAAGCGGAACTGAAAATAGAGAAGTTCCCGAGACCGACACCTGACATGCTCCCCTACGTCATTAGGGAAAACCTCCACGAGGTCAAGCTATTCAAGCGCGCCATGGCTTTGGCTGGCATAGACCCTCAGGTGACATACGGCAGGAGCGTTGGGGACTTCAACTATTTTGCCACATACCTTGGAAAACCGACCTTCGTTTTCGGCCCAGTTGGGGGCAACTGGCACGCCAGCGACGAATGGGTGAGCGTTTCCTCCATGAAAAGGGTAAAAGAGGCCTACAGAAAGTTCATACTGGACTTGGTCTAG